In bacterium, a single window of DNA contains:
- the rpoN gene encoding RNA polymerase factor sigma-54, translating into MNYGLLIEQGLKQTLSQRIDPKLIMANNILQLSSLELQQVIEQELAENPALEVPEEDPCEGCEQPKTLCLDCPFRKQSVSSDDTDISVYELEEPIDFAADADDGEGDFISNIRAEITLHDYLTELLRAVIPSEQWEIGEYIISNINESGYLECTIEELAHEMGKDIDEVEMVLSVIHTLDPPGIGARNLQECLGIQLERLEEDECGNPVALAMVRDYWQEMLSGKVGRIARRLKVTAKDVGCAIEFIKKQLNPYPGNSFRPPYQNEPVNHGGAVKPDVVVRRTSNGYEIDVAGSDYYLLAINSRYRQMYNEIRNGGSKKYSGDDKSHISQFVERADLFIRYINERRKTLRQITKWIVEFQQGYIETGAKSFLRPLTRTKIARSLKMHESTVSRATANKYVQLPSQEVIPFDFFFDGSVSIKDMIGELIASEDKCNPLSDQQIAKHLQEQGLNVARRTVVKYREAQKILSSRQRRR; encoded by the coding sequence GTGAACTACGGATTGCTGATCGAGCAAGGTCTAAAACAGACTCTATCACAACGGATTGACCCCAAGTTAATCATGGCCAACAACATATTGCAGCTTTCTTCTTTGGAGTTGCAACAGGTCATCGAGCAGGAACTTGCGGAGAATCCGGCGCTTGAGGTACCAGAGGAAGACCCCTGTGAAGGCTGCGAGCAGCCCAAGACTTTGTGTCTGGACTGTCCTTTCCGCAAGCAGTCCGTCTCTTCGGATGATACCGATATCAGCGTATATGAGCTAGAGGAGCCGATTGATTTTGCAGCGGATGCGGACGATGGGGAAGGTGATTTCATCTCAAACATCCGGGCTGAAATCACGCTTCATGATTACCTCACTGAACTTTTGCGTGCCGTAATTCCATCCGAGCAATGGGAAATCGGCGAATATATAATATCCAACATAAATGAATCCGGCTATCTTGAGTGTACCATAGAAGAGCTTGCTCATGAGATGGGCAAGGATATAGATGAGGTCGAGATGGTGCTTTCGGTTATCCATACTCTCGATCCTCCGGGGATTGGTGCGCGGAATTTGCAGGAATGCCTAGGGATCCAGCTCGAAAGGCTGGAAGAGGATGAATGCGGCAATCCGGTTGCGTTGGCAATGGTGCGTGATTACTGGCAGGAGATGCTTTCCGGCAAGGTAGGCAGGATTGCCCGTCGTCTCAAGGTGACTGCAAAGGATGTCGGCTGTGCAATCGAGTTCATCAAAAAGCAGTTGAACCCTTATCCCGGCAACAGTTTCCGACCTCCATATCAGAATGAGCCTGTAAATCATGGTGGTGCAGTCAAACCGGATGTCGTGGTGCGCCGGACGTCGAATGGTTATGAAATCGATGTGGCGGGCAGTGATTATTATCTGCTGGCAATTAACTCAAGATATCGCCAGATGTACAATGAAATTCGCAATGGTGGGTCGAAGAAATACAGCGGTGATGATAAGAGCCACATCTCTCAGTTTGTCGAGCGCGCCGACCTGTTCATACGCTATATAAACGAGAGGCGCAAGACGCTGCGTCAGATCACGAAATGGATCGTGGAGTTCCAACAGGGCTATATAGAAACCGGCGCGAAGTCTTTTTTGAGGCCGCTGACTCGCACGAAGATAGCGCGTTCGCTAAAGATGCATGAATCCACTGTCAGTCGTGCCACGGCGAACAAGTATGTTCAACTTCCAAGCCAGGAAGTTATACCGTTTGACTTTTTCTTCGATGGTTCTGTATCCATCAAGGATATGATCGGTGAACTCATAGCATCGGAAGATAAATGCAATCCTCTCAGTGACCAGCAGATTGCAAAGCATCTGCAGGAGCAGGGACTCAATGTTGCCCGCAGGACTGTAGTCAAATACCGCGAAGCCCAAAAAATCCTCTCCAGCCGCCAGCGCCGCAGATAA
- a CDS encoding CCA tRNA nucleotidyltransferase: protein MNRVIEKLRRETADSPYEGRLYLVGGIVRDKFMGMPPDEDIDIVLEGGAAELACFLHERGVAEYRPVTFARFGTAMVIVDGRQVEIVGARKESYDPSSRKPFTQPGTLADDVSRRDFTINTLLENLHTGEILDLTGQAETDIRDGIIRTPVDPMVTFADDPLRMLRAIRFASRYGFKIDDKTYSAIYACAPRLSIVSQERIKDEFLKILMSAGVIHGLESMRETGLLDVFAPELAAMHGVTQNIYHIYDVWTHSLRTLELIPVESGMILRLTALMHDVGKVETKTVAPDGAVHFYNHAQVGAKMAHKIMRRLKFSNSEISEVEFLISMHLRVGEYDKVWTDAAVRRLIREADHHLEDLILLTQADKSASNTDMPSVDLDAFREHVERVKAKLAGHKIASPLDGREIIDLLCIDPGPRVGEVKAYLEREIIEGNLLAGDKVGAAKLAVRKFGVCT from the coding sequence ATGAACCGGGTAATCGAAAAACTTCGGAGGGAAACAGCCGATAGTCCATACGAGGGTCGGCTTTATCTGGTCGGCGGCATAGTACGCGACAAGTTCATGGGTATGCCGCCTGATGAGGATATAGACATCGTGCTTGAGGGCGGTGCGGCGGAACTTGCTTGTTTTTTGCATGAGCGCGGCGTCGCCGAATACCGCCCGGTAACGTTTGCGCGTTTCGGCACGGCTATGGTCATAGTCGATGGCCGTCAGGTCGAGATCGTAGGGGCAAGAAAAGAGTCATATGACCCATCCAGCCGCAAGCCGTTCACACAGCCCGGCACTCTTGCCGACGATGTTTCCCGCCGCGATTTTACGATCAATACACTGCTCGAAAACCTCCACACCGGCGAGATTCTAGACCTTACCGGCCAGGCAGAGACAGATATCCGCGATGGGATTATTCGCACTCCTGTCGATCCGATGGTTACATTTGCCGATGATCCTCTACGTATGCTTCGCGCAATACGTTTTGCATCTCGATACGGGTTCAAGATAGACGACAAGACCTACTCAGCAATATATGCCTGCGCACCCAGATTGAGTATAGTCAGCCAGGAGCGCATTAAGGACGAATTCCTGAAAATTTTGATGAGTGCGGGAGTAATCCATGGGCTGGAGAGCATGCGCGAGACTGGGCTGCTTGATGTATTTGCTCCTGAGCTGGCGGCGATGCATGGTGTCACTCAAAATATCTATCACATATACGACGTATGGACACATTCTTTACGGACACTTGAGTTAATTCCTGTCGAATCGGGTATGATATTACGGCTGACTGCTTTGATGCATGATGTGGGAAAGGTCGAGACAAAAACGGTCGCTCCTGACGGAGCCGTTCATTTCTATAATCATGCTCAAGTCGGCGCGAAGATGGCCCATAAAATAATGCGCAGATTGAAATTTTCAAACTCAGAGATAAGCGAGGTCGAATTTCTGATATCAATGCATCTGCGAGTTGGGGAATATGATAAAGTGTGGACTGATGCTGCCGTGCGCCGTCTCATACGCGAGGCTGACCATCACCTGGAAGACCTGATCTTGCTTACCCAGGCTGACAAGTCAGCGTCAAATACTGATATGCCTTCAGTCGATCTGGATGCTTTTCGAGAGCATGTGGAGCGAGTAAAGGCAAAGCTGGCAGGACACAAAATTGCCAGTCCACTTGATGGGCGTGAAATAATCGATTTGCTGTGCATTGATCCTGGACCGCGCGTAGGCGAGGTCAAGGCCTATCTGGAAAGAGAGATAATCGAAGGAAATCTCCTTGCTGGTGACAAGGTTGGAGCAGCTAAGTTGGCAGTGCGCAAGTTTGGTGTTTGTACTTAG
- a CDS encoding haloacid dehalogenase — translation MENITKIADEIRGQLDETNAVREEALKLSRETIRLSANSIRASHREDYDEACRLKSEARKKVEEAKRILRDKLEIYYTGYVQDAQKEYAESELTYAIIREMEFPRHEELGVEAAAYLNGMAEAIGESRRHVLDVMRHGDLVRAERILDIMDEVYYILITFDYPDAVTQGLRRQTDMVRGVLERTRGDITLLQQQQSLEGAIETAMKRMYNEPGNRKTSEGNSR, via the coding sequence ATGGAAAACATAACAAAAATAGCTGATGAGATTCGTGGACAGCTCGATGAAACCAACGCAGTCAGAGAAGAGGCTTTGAAGCTTTCTCGTGAGACGATCAGGCTTTCGGCAAACTCAATACGTGCGAGCCATAGAGAAGATTACGATGAAGCCTGCAGGCTAAAGTCAGAGGCTCGCAAAAAAGTCGAAGAAGCAAAGCGGATACTCAGGGACAAGCTCGAAATTTATTACACCGGCTATGTTCAAGATGCTCAAAAGGAGTATGCCGAATCGGAGCTGACTTATGCGATAATCCGCGAGATGGAGTTTCCGCGCCATGAAGAACTGGGTGTCGAAGCGGCCGCATATCTCAATGGAATGGCAGAGGCGATTGGCGAGAGCAGGCGGCATGTCCTGGACGTGATGCGTCATGGTGACCTGGTTAGGGCTGAGCGGATTCTGGATATAATGGACGAGGTATACTATATTCTCATCACGTTCGACTATCCCGACGCAGTCACACAGGGTCTCCGGCGGCAGACGGATATGGTCAGAGGTGTTCTCGAGCGCACCCGAGGGGACATCACTCTTCTTCAACAGCAGCAGTCCCTCGAGGGCGCGATCGAAACTGCTATGAAGCGGATGTATAATGAACCGGGTAATCGAAAAACTTCGGAGGGAAACAGCCGATAG
- a CDS encoding prepilin-type N-terminal cleavage/methylation domain-containing protein, with amino-acid sequence MRRKTMKGRKGFTLIELLVVIAIIAILAAILFPVFAKARRQAQASNCESNLKQIGSGIKMYLSDWEDTYPTNRLASITSQTPPPIVAEVPLSINTTSGKYGDKGEPKTVNGRPVRFVGPSAGGSINKSTLGYGPNWVEALYNYVEAVTKMSDSSSIWKCQASVVLGRKDQNFSCVSYAFNPNLIEVGEGAVKCSGNLMMVREMDGYQYSAIRPTNISRDNVSNPPANSGKNNAPVVPFLANDADGYIITSPKANYKLHGTGSHILFADGHVKLIPRLVFIKDSDFYQCTANNDYKGVWFESTDLKIAITPD; translated from the coding sequence ATGAGGAGAAAAACTATGAAAGGTCGCAAAGGCTTTACACTAATCGAGCTTCTGGTTGTTATTGCGATTATTGCCATATTGGCCGCGATTCTGTTCCCGGTCTTTGCCAAGGCCCGCAGACAGGCGCAGGCAAGCAACTGCGAGTCTAACCTGAAGCAAATCGGCAGCGGTATTAAAATGTATCTCTCCGACTGGGAAGATACTTATCCAACCAACAGGCTTGCCAGTATTACATCACAAACACCACCTCCTATTGTGGCGGAAGTGCCGCTGTCTATCAATACCACCAGCGGTAAATATGGAGATAAAGGTGAGCCTAAGACTGTCAACGGAAGACCGGTCAGGTTCGTTGGTCCCAGCGCCGGCGGCAGTATAAACAAAAGTACATTAGGCTATGGTCCAAACTGGGTTGAGGCACTCTATAACTATGTTGAGGCAGTCACAAAAATGTCTGACTCATCAAGCATTTGGAAGTGTCAAGCCTCCGTTGTGTTAGGGCGAAAAGATCAGAATTTCAGTTGTGTGAGTTACGCTTTCAATCCAAACCTTATTGAGGTCGGTGAGGGAGCTGTTAAGTGCTCTGGAAACTTGATGATGGTCCGCGAGATGGATGGCTATCAGTATTCGGCAATTAGGCCGACTAACATCTCCAGGGATAATGTTTCTAATCCACCTGCTAACAGCGGTAAAAATAATGCACCGGTAGTCCCATTCCTGGCAAATGATGCGGATGGCTATATCATCACTTCTCCAAAAGCAAATTACAAATTGCATGGGACTGGCTCTCATATACTTTTTGCTGACGGGCATGTCAAGCTGATTCCAAGATTAGTATTTATTAAAGATTCCGATTTCTATCAGTGCACTGCAAACAATGACTATAAGGGTGTCTGGTTTGAAAGTACTGATTTGAAGATTGCAATTACACCTGACTAG
- a CDS encoding DUF1559 domain-containing protein, translated as MPARKKGFTLIELLVVIAIIAILAAILFPVFARAREQARKSNCQNNLKSCAVALQLYWSDYDGTLPSSAIAQGTSVATNPVFNAANSTTFVSKFGTLPPTDGTVLTTWPQVLYGHMKNKDILVCPSDSVEPSAATNVSYWYKTAADWAWFSTSSSTDGHVGAKKEGNFTYNSDQICFYEHRAWHFGNDTIHNGAQINAAYMDSHVKTITIKDCSLAETSTTDWDPTYSGEPNYYNYNFDKAQTIGTGTSATGTDPSCMGDKL; from the coding sequence ATGCCTGCACGAAAGAAAGGCTTTACGCTTATCGAGCTTCTGGTCGTTATCGCGATTATCGCAATCTTGGCGGCCATACTTTTCCCGGTCTTCGCTCGCGCAAGAGAGCAAGCCCGTAAGTCTAATTGCCAGAATAACCTGAAGAGCTGCGCAGTTGCGCTCCAGCTCTACTGGAGTGACTACGACGGCACTCTCCCGTCTTCTGCAATTGCCCAAGGTACATCGGTGGCAACTAATCCGGTATTCAATGCTGCAAATAGCACCACATTTGTATCAAAATTTGGAACATTGCCGCCAACAGATGGAACCGTATTGACAACCTGGCCGCAGGTACTCTACGGACACATGAAAAATAAAGACATATTGGTATGTCCGTCTGATTCAGTTGAGCCGTCAGCTGCTACGAATGTTTCCTATTGGTACAAGACTGCTGCTGACTGGGCATGGTTTAGCACCAGTAGCAGCACAGATGGTCATGTTGGAGCCAAAAAAGAAGGTAACTTCACATACAATTCTGACCAGATCTGCTTCTACGAACACAGGGCTTGGCACTTTGGCAATGATACAATTCACAATGGCGCACAGATTAATGCAGCCTACATGGATTCTCATGTAAAGACAATCACCATCAAAGACTGCAGCCTTGCAGAAACAAGCACAACTGACTGGGATCCAACATATTCTGGCGAACCTAACTACTATAACTACAATTTTGATAAAGCTCAAACCATAGGCACGGGAACCAGTGCCACTGGCACCGACCCGTCATGCATGGGTGACAAACTTTAG